One window from the genome of Cyclobacterium amurskyense encodes:
- a CDS encoding cytochrome c oxidase subunit 3: MNVQKVRKRQHWFKKIEQMHPYQTLIYLAMFSSGLVFFFLTTAFVFSQSANSTFAQNTIPKSFIVSSLILFGSAFISEKILPAYLSHNLKKTKSTLLLTLILGLSFAFLQFLGWNELAKSGVDFSGLPSGSFLYLLSGIHLVHLLGAMIYAIVLLSLIHKSQKDEVKALVLLTNPYQRMKLELFIVYWKFMDIVWLILFGLFLWVL; this comes from the coding sequence ATGAATGTGCAAAAAGTAAGAAAAAGACAGCATTGGTTTAAAAAAATTGAACAAATGCACCCCTACCAAACCCTAATTTATTTGGCAATGTTTAGTAGTGGTCTTGTCTTTTTTTTCTTAACTACCGCATTTGTCTTCTCCCAATCAGCAAACAGCACTTTCGCTCAAAATACAATCCCTAAATCATTTATAGTAAGCAGCTTAATATTATTTGGGAGTGCTTTCATTTCAGAAAAAATTCTACCTGCATATTTATCTCATAATTTAAAGAAAACAAAATCCACTCTTCTTCTAACTTTAATTCTTGGACTGTCCTTTGCGTTTTTGCAATTTTTAGGATGGAATGAACTAGCAAAATCTGGGGTGGATTTTTCAGGCTTACCCTCTGGAAGTTTTTTATATTTATTAAGCGGCATTCATTTGGTTCACCTCCTGGGAGCAATGATATACGCCATAGTACTCTTGTCACTTATTCACAAAAGCCAAAAGGACGAGGTAAAAGCATTGGTATTACTAACGAATCCTTATCAACGGATGAAGCTTGAATTATTCATCGTTTACTGGAAATTCATGGACATAGTATGGTTGATCTTGTTTGGTCTTTTTCTTTGGGTGCTATGA